From one Humulus lupulus chromosome 8, drHumLupu1.1, whole genome shotgun sequence genomic stretch:
- the LOC133797080 gene encoding uncharacterized protein LOC133797080 has protein sequence MAGASSSSSSFAEILTEIPELRGDNFKIWKERVLLHLGCADMDYAIRKDEPAAITATSTAAQIALYEKWEQSNRLSIMFIMSKIPLGMRGSVEQPEKVKDLIKLIDEQFDTSDKPLYNNLIHQFSSTKLTGVKGVREHISKMRDISAQLKKLDVVIPETFLVHYILNHLPPQYGPFKISYNTHKDKWTINELITMCAQEEARLLQEQGESAHMATQGKKRKPSKKDKGKNKVPPQGDIKKDSIKCFFCKKKGHAKKECAKFKKWMDDKGFTKPKEASGK, from the exons cttcttcatcatcctctagttttgctgaaatccttaccgaaattcctgagcttaggggtgataatttcaaaatctggaaggaacgagttcttcttcatttaggctgcgccgacatggactacgcaataaggaaggacgaacctgctgcaatcactgcgactagcactgctgctcagatcgcactatatgagaaatgggagcagtccaatcgcctcagcatcatgttcatcatgtccaagatccctctgggaatgcgtggatcggtggagcaacctgagaaagtcaaagacttgatcaaactgatcgatgagcagttcgacacttcggacaaaccactttacaacaacctcatccaccagttctcatccacaaaactcaccggtgtcaaaggagttagagaacatatttcaaagatgagggacatttctgctcaactgaagaaactcgatgtagtcattcctgaaaccttcctggtccactacatccttaaccatcttccacctcaatatgggcctttcaaaatttcctacaacacacataaggacaaatggactatcaatgaactgataaccatgtgtgctcaagaagaagcaaggctcctgcaggaacaaggtgaaagtgctcacatggccacccaaggcaagaaacgcaaaccatccaagaaggacaaggggaaaaataaagtgcctccccaaggcgatataaagaaggattccatcaaatgttttttctgcaaaaagaagggacatgcgaaaaaggaatgcgccaagttcaagaaatggatggacgacaaag ggtttacaaaacctaaggaagccagtgggaagtga